One region of Flavobacterium sp. GSB-24 genomic DNA includes:
- a CDS encoding hydrogen peroxide-inducible genes activator: MTIQQLKYIVALDEERHFARAAEVCMVTQPGLTIQLKNLEEEIGIKIFDRNKVPLTPTILGVEIINRAKKILREADEIRDFVVNEKNLLEGEVKVGVITTLSPYLIPLFIKAMKEATPKVHFIIKEANTGQLMKDLETGALDVALMATPTGNPNLIEHPVFKEPFVAYLNKLHPMIKDEFYEMQPGDKTELLLLHSEFCYNAQLLDICGIKSPGKIKEQFTYDISSIETLKNLVHAQLGFAIIPELSILNEKDLGLFKPFKEPKPVREISLVVSDSFSKKLLLEKMNEAIWNCLPESLKKDFAYRKIRWNDSPYFVKSVSDFIMQSKKA, translated from the coding sequence ATGACCATACAACAATTAAAATATATTGTAGCGTTAGACGAAGAAAGGCATTTTGCGAGAGCTGCTGAAGTATGCATGGTTACACAGCCAGGTCTTACAATTCAATTAAAAAATCTGGAAGAAGAAATAGGCATCAAAATTTTTGATCGTAATAAAGTACCCTTAACACCTACAATACTAGGAGTAGAAATTATAAACCGAGCCAAAAAAATACTACGTGAAGCCGACGAAATACGTGATTTTGTAGTAAATGAAAAAAACTTATTAGAAGGAGAAGTTAAAGTAGGAGTAATTACAACATTATCTCCATATCTGATTCCGTTGTTTATTAAGGCAATGAAAGAAGCGACTCCAAAAGTGCATTTTATTATAAAAGAAGCCAATACAGGGCAGTTAATGAAAGATCTGGAAACTGGTGCATTAGATGTGGCTTTAATGGCAACACCAACAGGAAACCCAAATTTAATTGAACATCCAGTATTTAAGGAACCCTTTGTAGCTTATCTGAATAAACTTCATCCGATGATTAAAGATGAATTTTATGAAATGCAGCCAGGAGATAAAACAGAGTTATTGCTGCTTCATAGTGAGTTTTGCTACAATGCGCAACTGCTCGATATCTGCGGTATAAAATCACCAGGAAAAATAAAAGAACAATTTACTTACGATATTAGTTCGATCGAAACTTTAAAAAATCTGGTTCATGCACAATTGGGTTTTGCCATTATTCCAGAGCTTTCTATTCTTAACGAAAAAGATTTGGGACTTTTTAAACCTTTTAAAGAACCAAAACCAGTACGAGAAATAAGTTTAGTAGTTTCAGATTCCTTTTCAAAGAAATTACTGCTGGAAAAAATGAACGAAGCGATCTGGAATTGTCTTCCAGAATCATTAAAAAAAGACTTCGCTTACCGTAAAATAAGATGGAACGATTCTCCTTATTTTGTGAAATCAGTAAGTGATTTTATAATGCAAAGCAAAAAAGCCTGA
- a CDS encoding HAMP domain-containing sensor histidine kinase: protein MLYFWGNLFICILIFSYAFSYATAENKKKLKTFGYGKILLTIGWVFIFLRNVAPDFISINLANTTILAGACYETIAIMSMIKTKFSRRYHLQIGITVVTMLVFNISTFLESTMNTRILIMSLGIFAIYLPPTISYFKEKKNNLFRIFYLLCYVSFEILIFLRAVYSYINPQKNFFRPSIFDSLYSIGLFLLTLIGTVGFLLLVKEKQDLRIQKLLRDKNLFFSIIAHDLKGPLGSSVALSEVMSEEIDTYSREEIKEITELLHESNKNIYKLLENLLDWSRVQTGMMEYNPKKVILNKLIEENIGLNKNAALNKNIDIKFESTEIIEADLDKDMIDTVLRNLLTNAIKFTDHHGEIIIRMQKSNQKVEVSIKDNGIGIPDNIKEKLFKINEKVIQKGTENEIGNGLGLLLCSEFVKKHNGEIWAESKLGKGSTFKFILPLKRQNH from the coding sequence ATGCTCTATTTTTGGGGAAACTTATTTATTTGTATTCTTATTTTTAGTTATGCCTTTTCGTATGCTACAGCAGAGAATAAGAAAAAATTAAAAACATTTGGATATGGAAAAATATTACTGACTATTGGTTGGGTATTTATTTTTTTAAGAAACGTAGCTCCAGATTTTATCTCGATAAACCTTGCCAATACTACCATTCTTGCAGGCGCTTGTTATGAAACGATCGCAATAATGTCTATGATTAAAACCAAATTTTCAAGACGTTATCACTTGCAAATTGGTATTACAGTTGTGACAATGTTGGTTTTTAATATTTCAACGTTTTTAGAAAGTACGATGAATACTCGTATTTTGATTATGTCCCTCGGAATATTTGCCATTTATCTGCCGCCAACAATTAGTTATTTTAAAGAAAAAAAGAATAATTTATTCCGTATTTTTTACCTGCTTTGTTATGTTTCTTTTGAAATTTTAATCTTTTTGCGAGCGGTTTACAGCTATATAAATCCACAGAAAAATTTTTTCAGACCAAGTATTTTTGACAGTTTATATAGTATCGGCTTATTTTTATTAACCCTCATTGGTACGGTTGGATTTTTATTATTAGTAAAAGAAAAACAAGATCTTAGAATACAGAAACTTCTAAGAGATAAAAACTTATTCTTTTCTATTATTGCACACGATCTAAAAGGTCCATTGGGATCGTCGGTTGCATTATCAGAAGTAATGTCGGAGGAAATTGACACGTACAGCCGTGAAGAAATTAAAGAGATTACCGAATTGCTGCACGAATCAAACAAAAATATTTACAAGTTGCTTGAAAACCTTTTGGATTGGTCTAGGGTACAAACTGGAATGATGGAATACAATCCTAAAAAAGTGATCTTAAATAAATTGATTGAAGAAAACATCGGACTTAATAAAAACGCTGCATTAAATAAAAACATTGACATTAAGTTTGAATCAACTGAGATTATTGAAGCTGATCTGGATAAAGATATGATTGATACCGTTTTGCGAAACTTGCTGACCAATGCAATTAAATTTACAGATCATCATGGTGAAATTATAATTCGAATGCAAAAGTCCAATCAAAAAGTTGAAGTTTCGATTAAGGATAATGGTATAGGAATTCCAGACAACATAAAAGAAAAACTGTTTAAAATCAATGAGAAAGTAATCCAAAAAGGAACAGAAAATGAAATCGGAAATGGACTTGGATTATTACTTTGCAGTGAATTTGTAAAAAAACATAATGGCGAAATTTGGGCTGAAAGTAAACTCGGAAAAGGAAGTACTTTTAAATTTATCTTACCATTAAAAAGACAAAATCACTAG
- a CDS encoding M28 family peptidase codes for MKKKLFILLSLYCNVIFSQAVKKPLVSAITVKDLKTDMYQMAGDHFNGREAGTLDELKVSVWLAEKAKQSGMSPAGDDGTFFQFFDLYRHQVTNYTKFKIGQKEFKLWSEVLIAETTTNKVEAPLLYLGKISPEEIKKVDVKGKAVVLLASKDGISEDISLFERRYPGFVKQKYYEDLAYRGAAALIIIADEFGEKCWSQVEPQMKRGVYGIEGYRDKMPVPSRMPAFWLHNDQIDFLKNTKENLSAEVISETYKYPSVNVVGKIEGTDPQLKNEYVLFSGHQDHDGVRQKYGQDSIYNGADDNASTCVAMLAIARAYKKQPAKRSALFVFHGSEERGLLGSSWYASHPTVPQKDIIAVLNGDMIGRNDINQAALLGSSDPHQNSPDLVNIAKKANEEGPKFELDKLWDRPEHPEFFYFRSDHLPYAQKGIPAVFFTSVLHSQYHTPMDESENIDFAKLHKMTDWIYRTGWILSNNPDRPKLIVNKKTKE; via the coding sequence ATGAAAAAGAAGTTATTTATATTACTTAGTTTATACTGCAATGTGATTTTTTCGCAAGCAGTAAAAAAGCCTTTAGTTTCTGCAATTACGGTAAAAGATCTTAAAACAGATATGTACCAAATGGCGGGAGACCACTTTAATGGGCGCGAAGCCGGTACTTTAGACGAGTTGAAAGTATCTGTTTGGCTGGCAGAAAAAGCAAAACAATCTGGAATGTCTCCTGCAGGAGACGATGGTACTTTTTTCCAGTTTTTTGATTTGTACAGGCATCAGGTTACAAACTACACCAAATTTAAGATTGGTCAAAAAGAATTCAAATTGTGGAGTGAGGTTTTAATTGCCGAAACCACAACCAATAAAGTTGAAGCTCCCTTACTTTATTTAGGAAAAATTTCACCAGAAGAAATTAAAAAAGTAGATGTAAAAGGAAAAGCTGTTGTTTTGCTTGCATCGAAAGACGGGATTTCCGAAGACATTTCTCTTTTTGAAAGACGCTATCCAGGATTTGTTAAGCAGAAGTATTATGAAGATCTCGCTTATAGAGGCGCTGCAGCTCTTATCATTATTGCAGATGAATTTGGAGAAAAATGCTGGTCTCAAGTGGAGCCGCAGATGAAAAGAGGTGTTTATGGTATCGAAGGTTATCGCGACAAAATGCCTGTGCCCTCTAGAATGCCTGCTTTTTGGTTGCATAATGATCAAATTGATTTTCTAAAAAACACGAAAGAGAATTTATCAGCCGAAGTCATTTCTGAAACTTATAAATATCCTTCAGTAAATGTTGTTGGAAAAATCGAAGGCACAGATCCCCAATTAAAAAATGAATATGTTCTTTTTAGCGGACATCAAGATCACGACGGTGTGCGTCAAAAATATGGACAAGATTCAATCTACAATGGAGCAGATGATAACGCAAGTACTTGTGTCGCCATGCTTGCCATTGCGAGAGCTTATAAAAAACAACCAGCTAAGAGGTCTGCATTATTTGTATTTCATGGTTCAGAAGAACGCGGATTATTAGGTTCTAGCTGGTATGCTTCACATCCTACAGTGCCTCAAAAAGATATAATCGCAGTTTTAAACGGAGATATGATAGGAAGAAACGATATTAATCAAGCGGCATTATTGGGTTCAAGTGATCCTCATCAAAATTCTCCTGATCTGGTTAATATCGCTAAGAAAGCAAACGAAGAAGGTCCTAAATTCGAGCTTGATAAACTTTGGGACAGACCTGAACATCCTGAATTCTTTTATTTTAGATCGGATCATCTTCCTTACGCTCAAAAAGGAATACCAGCTGTTTTTTTTACCAGCGTACTCCACAGTCAATACCATACACCAATGGATGAGTCTGAAAATATTGATTTCGCCAAACTTCATAAAATGACAGATTGGATATACCGCACCGGCTGGATATTGTCTAATAACCCTGATAGACCTAAACTCATAGTAAACAAAAAGACAAAAGAATAA
- a CDS encoding RNA polymerase sigma-70 factor: protein MAQNSNIDEKKLLLELSQGSELAFTNVYNQYKNTVYSTAFRITKSKILSEEAVQDIFLKIWQNRETLSEIDHFENYLYIISRNHLFNSIKKIAREATLASEINLKETGFIDTDTSIKDEQYNIILNQIVEQLPPQQQKVYKMAKLDGLSHQKIGESLGISTETVKKHMAQALKFIRLKISPYMNMFMTFLLFFKL from the coding sequence ATGGCTCAAAATTCAAATATTGACGAAAAAAAACTTCTTCTTGAATTATCTCAAGGAAGTGAGCTTGCTTTTACAAATGTGTACAATCAGTATAAAAATACTGTTTATTCTACTGCTTTTAGAATTACTAAATCAAAAATTTTATCAGAAGAAGCTGTTCAGGATATCTTCTTGAAGATCTGGCAGAATCGTGAAACTTTGTCTGAAATAGACCATTTTGAAAATTATCTTTATATCATCTCGCGCAATCATTTGTTCAATTCCATTAAGAAAATTGCAAGAGAAGCTACTTTAGCATCAGAAATTAATTTAAAAGAGACCGGCTTTATAGATACAGATACCTCAATTAAAGACGAGCAGTACAATATAATTTTAAACCAGATTGTGGAACAGCTTCCTCCGCAGCAGCAGAAAGTTTATAAAATGGCTAAATTGGACGGTTTGAGTCATCAAAAAATTGGTGAAAGTTTAGGCATTTCGACTGAGACTGTAAAAAAACATATGGCGCAGGCTCTAAAATTTATACGTCTTAAAATTTCTCCGTACATGAATATGTTCATGACGTTTCTTCTATTTTTTAAATTATAG
- a CDS encoding FecR domain-containing protein, with protein sequence MQQKKFEELFEGYLQNNLSDAEQQQMMEIIQQGTHDDFLKEKLHDMLKNDYVTEVMDKKQGDDILNYILSKPQNEPKVLDLNPKKRSRRTVLKFVFAAASIIALIAIGNSFFFTKNNSLPAPAVQPEVIAENTLIDFSGKQLVHLPDGSTVLLNDNSSLKYDQNSFNSKTREVTLTGEAFFDIKRNEEKPFIVHTGKVQTRVLGTAFNINAKNSSNNIEVTVTRGKVQVGDTQKVYGVITPNQQIKVNKNTLNFEQNNINAAVVTEWKSNYLILDDINMTEAAALISQKYKVQILIQNEKIKNCRITASFLNEEDLDHVLKVISSVLETEYHYDKAGAVILDGKGCE encoded by the coding sequence ATGCAGCAAAAAAAATTCGAAGAGTTATTTGAAGGCTACCTGCAGAATAATCTATCTGATGCAGAACAGCAGCAAATGATGGAAATAATTCAGCAGGGAACCCATGATGATTTTCTAAAAGAAAAACTTCATGATATGCTGAAAAACGATTACGTTACTGAAGTAATGGATAAAAAGCAGGGAGATGATATTCTAAACTACATTTTATCTAAACCGCAAAACGAACCTAAAGTTTTAGATTTAAATCCTAAGAAAAGAAGCAGAAGAACAGTTTTGAAATTTGTATTTGCGGCTGCTAGTATTATTGCTTTGATCGCTATTGGAAATTCATTCTTTTTTACAAAAAATAATTCTCTTCCTGCCCCAGCTGTTCAACCAGAAGTTATAGCAGAAAACACTTTAATTGATTTCAGCGGTAAACAGTTGGTACACCTTCCTGATGGCAGTACGGTTCTTTTAAATGACAACAGTAGTTTAAAATACGATCAAAATTCCTTTAACAGCAAAACTCGCGAAGTAACACTGACGGGAGAAGCTTTTTTTGACATTAAACGCAACGAAGAAAAACCTTTCATTGTACATACGGGTAAGGTACAGACTAGAGTTTTAGGTACTGCTTTTAATATCAATGCCAAAAATTCTTCAAACAATATCGAAGTTACAGTTACCCGTGGTAAAGTTCAGGTTGGAGACACTCAAAAAGTCTATGGTGTGATTACTCCGAACCAGCAGATTAAAGTCAACAAAAACACTTTGAATTTTGAACAGAATAATATCAACGCTGCTGTTGTAACGGAGTGGAAAAGTAATTACTTGATTCTGGATGATATTAATATGACCGAAGCTGCTGCATTAATTTCTCAGAAATATAAAGTTCAGATTTTAATACAGAATGAAAAAATTAAAAACTGCAGAATAACCGCGAGTTTCTTAAATGAAGAAGATTTGGATCATGTTTTAAAAGTAATCTCAAGTGTTCTAGAAACAGAATATCATTACGACAAAGCCGGCGCTGTTATTTTAGATGGCAAAGGGTGTGAGTAA
- a CDS encoding TonB-dependent receptor yields the protein MIMRISLFHIFLLTCGTPMVFATEMSGQNLESISVDIELHNQDIKTLFKTIENKTGLLFAYQPQIIKDFPKVTTPRGRRSVSDILNTVFQGSNLVYKQVDKNVVIYKKENPKTTASKTDDSEANYMLNGKVLDENGLPLPGVSIAVVGSNKQGVSDFDGQFYIELPAGKHVLKVSYLGYKTQQVTVENQTSITIKMQPDLAKLDEIVVIGYGTTTKRTSTGSVVKITSEDIEKQPITNILQTLQGRTPGVFVTQTSGYAGSDMNISVRGRNFIEGSNIPLYIVDGVPYIGDDIKQQVQDQNVIRGAQKSTSPLNIINPNDIESIEILKDADATAIYGSRGANGVVLITTKKGKSGKTEFTITTNSGVSEVAHMVKTLDTPAYLNMLQTALNNNGDVADVGSNGIALTDWDPNAYTNWQKKLIGGTANFNNYSASLKGGNETTNFLLSGAYHKETTVVPGDFSYDKFSTNFNINHSTLDRRLKIGASVIFATDNNKLPFFDITTYAVGTAPNRPLYNADGSYYWSPDYFSDINPLAALEKRVDDKGLNLITSFNLQYEIAKGLSFKTDLGYGRAQMQTKQFMPGSAVNHVYAEANGSNVNFQRSYTVSTNNTNNFTVEPQLNYTTELWKGNLTALVGGSLQNRKSEMPSYVNSNGYSSDNLIGNLGTAESITANNGSVEYKYISLFSRLNYNIQNRYILNVNFRRDGSSRFGANNRFGNFGSVGAAWVFTQEKFLNNLSWLSFGKLRSSYGEIGSDAIGDYQYADTFDTRTYGSGNASMTAARIANPNIRWGLTKKFEAALDLSFLNDRISFTAAYYKNTSSNQLVNYTLSAQAGFTTYTANLPAEVENKGWEFTLGTTNIHTKNLNWSTSFNISTNSNKLVSFSGIEFTSYYSQYVVGKPLGGRYLYNFTGVDADGIAQFEDKNGDGRISSGFAETGRGDRKYYGPTYPQYYGGISNTISYKAFTLDFLFQFVKQDGTTLMTDTGAQPGYPYSTANFQVDEYNHYLAQGNVLSSGFQDSFYDYMGSNASIVDASYIKLKNVSASYQIPLDEATKKYLQSIRLSIQGQNLVTFTKYKGLDPETQGLALPPLRTITFGTQFTF from the coding sequence ATGATCATGCGAATCAGTTTATTCCACATTTTCTTACTGACCTGCGGCACTCCAATGGTATTTGCTACCGAAATGAGCGGTCAGAATTTAGAATCGATATCTGTTGATATTGAACTTCATAATCAAGACATTAAAACTTTATTTAAGACAATAGAAAATAAAACGGGACTACTGTTTGCTTATCAGCCGCAGATCATAAAAGATTTTCCAAAAGTAACTACACCACGAGGACGCCGCAGTGTTAGTGATATTTTGAATACCGTATTTCAGGGCAGTAATTTAGTTTACAAACAAGTAGATAAAAACGTTGTCATTTATAAAAAAGAAAATCCTAAAACCACAGCATCAAAAACAGATGACAGTGAAGCCAATTACATGCTAAATGGTAAAGTGCTGGATGAAAATGGCCTGCCTCTGCCGGGTGTGTCTATTGCAGTTGTAGGAAGCAATAAACAGGGCGTTTCAGATTTTGATGGTCAGTTTTACATCGAACTGCCAGCAGGGAAACACGTGCTGAAAGTATCTTATTTAGGATATAAAACACAGCAGGTTACCGTTGAAAACCAAACCTCTATTACCATTAAAATGCAGCCCGATCTGGCTAAACTAGATGAAATCGTAGTGATTGGTTACGGTACAACCACAAAAAGAACTTCAACTGGGTCTGTAGTGAAAATTACATCTGAAGATATTGAAAAACAACCGATAACCAATATTCTGCAAACGCTGCAGGGAAGAACTCCCGGCGTTTTTGTAACGCAGACTTCGGGTTACGCAGGAAGTGATATGAATATTAGTGTCCGCGGGCGAAACTTTATTGAAGGCAGTAATATTCCTCTTTATATCGTAGATGGAGTTCCATACATTGGAGACGATATTAAACAACAGGTGCAGGATCAAAATGTGATTAGAGGAGCTCAAAAATCAACAAGTCCGCTAAACATCATTAATCCAAATGATATCGAAAGCATCGAAATTTTAAAAGATGCCGATGCAACGGCAATTTACGGTTCAAGAGGTGCAAACGGTGTTGTACTGATTACGACTAAAAAAGGCAAATCTGGAAAAACTGAGTTTACCATAACTACCAACTCTGGAGTTTCGGAAGTAGCGCATATGGTCAAAACATTAGATACTCCCGCTTACCTGAACATGCTGCAGACTGCTTTGAATAATAACGGCGATGTTGCTGATGTTGGCAGTAACGGTATTGCCCTTACAGACTGGGATCCTAATGCTTATACAAACTGGCAGAAAAAATTAATAGGAGGAACTGCTAACTTTAATAATTATTCGGCATCTTTAAAAGGCGGGAACGAAACAACGAATTTCCTTTTGAGTGGTGCTTACCATAAAGAAACTACGGTTGTGCCTGGAGATTTTAGCTATGATAAATTCTCTACTAATTTTAATATTAATCACAGCACATTAGACAGGAGATTAAAAATTGGTGCTTCGGTAATTTTTGCTACAGATAATAATAAACTACCATTTTTTGATATCACAACATATGCGGTCGGCACTGCTCCTAACCGTCCTTTATACAATGCAGATGGCAGCTATTATTGGTCACCAGACTATTTTAGTGATATAAATCCTCTTGCCGCTCTAGAGAAGAGAGTAGACGATAAAGGACTCAATTTAATTACCAGCTTTAATCTTCAATACGAAATTGCAAAAGGACTTTCTTTCAAAACAGATTTAGGATATGGAAGAGCTCAAATGCAGACCAAACAATTTATGCCAGGATCGGCAGTTAATCATGTTTATGCTGAAGCAAACGGCAGTAATGTAAACTTTCAAAGATCTTATACGGTTTCAACTAATAATACCAATAATTTTACTGTTGAGCCTCAGCTTAATTATACAACAGAATTATGGAAAGGAAACTTAACAGCACTTGTTGGAGGTTCATTGCAGAATAGAAAATCAGAGATGCCTTCTTATGTGAATTCAAATGGTTACAGCTCAGATAATTTAATTGGTAACTTAGGAACTGCAGAAAGCATTACTGCCAACAATGGAAGTGTTGAATATAAGTACATTTCTCTTTTCAGCAGATTAAACTATAATATTCAAAACAGGTATATACTAAATGTTAACTTTAGAAGAGATGGCTCATCCCGTTTTGGAGCGAATAATCGTTTTGGAAATTTTGGTTCTGTTGGTGCAGCCTGGGTATTTACACAGGAAAAATTCTTAAACAATCTTTCATGGTTAAGCTTTGGAAAACTACGCTCTAGTTATGGTGAAATTGGAAGCGATGCTATTGGAGATTACCAATATGCTGATACTTTTGACACTCGTACATATGGAAGCGGAAATGCCTCTATGACAGCAGCTAGAATTGCAAACCCTAACATTAGATGGGGATTAACAAAGAAATTTGAAGCGGCACTTGATTTAAGTTTCCTAAACGACCGCATTTCTTTTACGGCAGCTTATTATAAAAATACTTCGAGTAACCAATTGGTAAACTATACCCTTAGTGCACAGGCAGGTTTTACAACTTATACGGCAAATTTACCGGCTGAAGTTGAAAATAAAGGGTGGGAATTTACCCTTGGTACAACAAATATTCATACTAAAAATTTAAACTGGTCAACTTCTTTTAATATTTCAACCAATTCTAACAAATTAGTATCATTTTCTGGAATAGAGTTTACCAGCTACTATTCTCAATATGTTGTTGGAAAACCTTTAGGCGGCAGATATTTATACAACTTTACAGGTGTTGATGCAGATGGAATTGCTCAATTTGAAGATAAAAATGGAGACGGCAGAATCTCCAGCGGATTTGCAGAAACCGGCAGAGGAGACAGAAAATATTATGGACCAACTTATCCGCAATATTATGGCGGTATCTCCAATACGATTAGCTATAAGGCTTTTACTCTTGATTTTTTATTTCAATTTGTAAAACAGGATGGTACAACTTTAATGACGGACACCGGGGCACAACCAGGTTATCCTTACAGCACTGCAAATTTTCAAGTGGATGAGTATAATCATTATTTAGCGCAGGGAAATGTTTTAAGTTCAGGTTTTCAAGATAGTTTCTATGATTATATGGGATCAAATGCCTCAATTGTAGATGCATCGTATATAAAACTTAAAAATGTAAGTGCTTCTTACCAAATTCCTTTAGATGAGGCAACAAAGAAATATTTGCAGAGTATCCGACTTTCGATTCAAGGACAAAACTTAGTAACATTTACTAAGTATAAAGGTCTTGATCCTGAAACACAGGGATTGGCACTTCCGCCATTACGTACTATAACTTTTGGAACTCAGTTTACATTTTAA
- a CDS encoding RagB/SusD family nutrient uptake outer membrane protein produces MKNISNKYTYIFSFFLLLGITSCDDALDVDIPSNQLSSENVYSTEATAEAAVNGIYQSMVTDFYYNRVHSILGETADELVPAAGIANVYSSNEIPETDGTINGNWGELYKTIYNANNVIEGISKSTSLNDVKSKRWIAEAKFLRAYCYFYLTNLWGNVPLVLTTNVDVSALLPQSPQETVYAQILLDLTDASKDLPTDYKDYDQERIRATKWAAETLLARVNLYLGRWTEAAAHASTVINQTGTYKIITDLGDDNSPFIADNDEAILQIPYFNVDYTYEGSSVFTTGGTFLLRKGNSLFETGDARKTNWTIDITNGAGVLLGIAPYKYHNGFGDSPVERSTVLRLAELYLIRAEARVRSNDIIGAQHDINVLRNRALLNDTTLTDVNQLLDLIALERQREFFAENGHRWLDLKRTGKLDETLSVLSDKIWKTTDNLYPIPEPAIRSNPFLIQNTGY; encoded by the coding sequence ATGAAAAATATTTCAAATAAATATACCTATATATTTTCATTTTTTCTTTTGCTAGGAATTACGAGCTGTGACGATGCTCTTGATGTTGATATCCCTAGTAATCAATTATCATCAGAAAATGTGTACTCTACAGAAGCAACTGCTGAAGCCGCTGTAAACGGAATCTATCAAAGTATGGTTACAGATTTTTATTATAACAGAGTGCATTCTATTCTTGGAGAAACTGCTGATGAATTGGTGCCAGCAGCTGGTATTGCCAATGTTTACAGTTCTAATGAAATCCCAGAAACCGACGGAACTATAAATGGTAATTGGGGCGAATTATATAAAACTATCTATAACGCAAATAACGTAATTGAAGGAATCTCTAAAAGTACTTCTCTTAATGATGTGAAAAGCAAGCGATGGATTGCAGAAGCAAAATTTTTACGAGCGTATTGTTATTTTTATCTGACTAATCTTTGGGGAAATGTGCCTTTAGTACTGACTACAAATGTAGATGTATCTGCACTGTTGCCGCAATCTCCGCAAGAAACTGTTTATGCACAAATTTTGCTTGATTTAACAGATGCGTCAAAAGATCTTCCAACGGATTACAAAGATTATGACCAAGAAAGAATTAGAGCTACAAAATGGGCTGCAGAAACTTTATTGGCAAGGGTAAATCTTTATTTAGGAAGATGGACTGAAGCCGCTGCTCATGCCTCTACAGTAATAAACCAGACAGGAACTTACAAAATAATTACTGATCTGGGAGATGATAACAGTCCGTTTATTGCAGACAATGATGAAGCTATATTACAGATACCTTATTTTAATGTTGATTACACATACGAAGGATCTTCTGTATTCACAACCGGTGGTACTTTTTTGCTGAGAAAAGGCAATTCGCTCTTTGAAACTGGTGACGCCAGAAAAACAAATTGGACAATTGATATTACAAATGGAGCCGGCGTATTATTAGGTATCGCACCTTATAAATATCACAACGGATTTGGTGATTCTCCTGTAGAACGCTCTACTGTATTAAGATTAGCAGAGCTGTATTTAATTAGAGCCGAAGCCAGAGTAAGATCAAATGATATTATAGGTGCCCAGCATGATATTAATGTTCTTAGAAATAGAGCCTTATTAAATGATACGACCTTAACAGATGTAAATCAGTTGCTAGACTTAATTGCTCTTGAAAGACAACGCGAGTTCTTTGCAGAAAACGGACATCGATGGCTGGACCTTAAAAGAACTGGCAAACTAGATGAAACCCTCTCTGTTTTATCTGATAAAATATGGAAAACTACAGATAATTTATATCCAATACCAGAACCTGCTATTCGTTCTAATCCCTTTTTAATCCAAAATACAGGATACTAA